Sequence from the Streptomyces peucetius genome:
CTCTTCGCCACCCTGGGCGACGCAACGATCTGGCTGCTGATCTGCGCGTTCGTCCTCGCCGCCGCGGTGGCGAGGACCGGACTCGCCGGCCGTGCGGCGGCCTTCCTGGTCAGCGGGGCGCGCACGGTGCGGCAGCTGGTGCATCTGACGACCGCCGCGCTGGTGGTCACCGCGTTCGCCGTGCCGGCCACCTCGGGGCGTGCGGCGCTGGCCATGCCGGTGTTCCTGGCGCTCGCCAAGGTGCTCGCCGACCGACGGCGCCTGGTGGTGATGCTGGCGCTGCTCTTCCCGACGGTCGTCCTGCTCTCCGCCGTCGCGACCCTCATCGGCGCGGGTGCGCATCTGATCACCGTCAGCGTGCTGTGGGAGCAGACCGGGGAGCGGCTCGGATTCGTCGAGTGGCTGCTGCTGGGGCTGCCGTTGGCGGTCGTCTCGTCCCATCTGGCCGCGGAGACGGTCCTGTTGACGACGACCTCGCGGGCGGAGCGGCGCGGGCCGGTGAAGATCACACCCGAGCTGCTCCAGGAGCACTCCCCCACTCCGGTGACCGGTCCGCTGACCACCGCGGAGAGCCGGTGCGTGATGCTGCTGGGCACGGTGGTGACCCTGTGGTGCAGCGAACCGCTGCACGGCGTGCCGCCGGCCGTGGTCGCGCTGATCGGCGCGGTCGTGACGTCGTCGCCGGCCCTGGGGACCGTACGGCTGAAGGACGGACTGCGGACCGTGCCGTGGCCCCTGCTGCTCTTCATGGCCGCGACGACCGCGATGGGGGTGGCGCTGGCCGACTCGGGTGCCGCCGGGTGGCTGGTGGGCCGGCTGCCGGACGGCCTGCCGGCGTGGTTGTTCCTCGCCGTGATCGTGCTCGTCAGCACGGCCGCGCATCTGGTCCTGCAGTCGCGTTCAGCCCGCTCCTCCGTACTCGTCCCGCTGGTGGTGGCCGCCGCCGTCGGCGCCGGCGTCAATCCGGTCGCGGCGGCGCTCGCGTCCACCGCCGCGGCCGGTTTCTGCCACACGCTGCCCGCCTCCGCCAAGCCGGTCACGCTCTTCTTCGACCCGCCCGACGATGTGCCCACGTTCACCTCGCGCGATCTGCTGCGGCTGTCCGCCCTGCTCGCGCCGCTCAGCGCCGCCGTGGTGCTGCTGTTCGCCCTCGCCGTCTGGCCGCTGCTCGGCGTGCCCGTCCTTATGGAGACCCAGCCATGACCCGTGCCCCCTACCGCATCGCCGTCGCGCCCAGCGGTTTCAAGGAGTCGCTGACCGCCCGCGAGGCCGCCGAGTCCATCGCGGAGGGCCTGCGCAGGGTCGCGCCCGACGCCGACATCGACCTCATCCCCCTGGTGGACGGCGGTGAGGGCACGGCGGAGGCGCTGGCGGCCGCGACCGGCGGCCGTCTCGTGCCGCGCGTCGCCACCGGGCCGCTCGGCAGCCCGGTGCGCACCCACTTCGCGCTGCTGGGCGACGGCACCGCGGTCGTCGAGATGGCCGCCGTCGCCGGGCTCGCCCTGGTGCCGCCGGACCGCCGCGACCCGGGCGCCACCACGACGTACGGCGTGGGCGAGCTGATCCGGGGCGCGCTGGACGCCGGTGCGCGCAGGATCCTCGTCGGCTGCGGCGACTCCGGCACCTGTGACGGCGGGGCGGGCGCGCTGCAGGCCCTCGGCGTCCGGCTGCTGGACGCCGAGGGGGCCGAGTTGCCGCCCGGGGGACGTGAGTTGCTGCGCCTGGCGCTGACGGACACCGCCGGTCTCGAGCCGCGGGTAGCCGCCGCCGAGATCCTCGTGGCCTGCAACCCGTACAACGTGCTGTGCGGCGAGCACGGCGTCGCCCGGGTCTTCGGCCCGCAGAAGGGGGCGAGCCCGGACCAGGTCGAGGAGTTGTCGGCGGGCCTCGAGCACTGGGCGGCCCACCTCGCCGCCGCCCTGCCGGTCCCGGTGGATCTGCGCCGCGCCCCGGGCACCGGCGCCTCGGGCGGTCTCGGCGCCGGGCTCGCCGCGCTCGGCGCCCGGCTGCGGCCCCGTTTCGACGTGCTGCTGGACCACGTCGACCTGGACGCCCGGCTCGCCCGCGCCGACCTGGTGATCACCGCGGAGGGCGCGCTGGACCAGCAGACCGTGCGCGGGAAGATCCCGGCCGAGGTGGCGCACCGGGCGCGCGCCGCCGGGAGGCCGGTGCTGGCGCTCGCCGGCACGCTCGGCCAGGGCGTCCACGAGATCACCGCCGCGGGCGTGGACGCCTACGGCTCGATCGTGCCGGCGCCCGTGCCGCTGCCCGAAGCGCTGGACCGGGCCGGCGAGTTCCTCGCGGACGCCGCCGAGCGGGCGCTGCGGATGGTGCTGGTGGGCACCCGTCTCGCCGCCTGACTCAGCCCCGGTCGGGTACGCAACGGCCGTCCTCGGTGCGGTACTTCCACTGCGCGCCGTCGCGGACCAGTTCCTTCACGGCGCGTACGAACCGTTCCACGTGCTCGTCCGGCGTACCCGCGCCGAAGCTGACGCGGATGGCGTTGAGGGACCTCTCGCCCAGGCCGGCCTCGGGCGCGCCGCACTCGCCGACGTCCTGCGGGTCGCTGCCCAGCAGGGTCCGCACCAGCGGGTGGGCGCAGAACAGTCCGTCCCGTACACCGATGCCGTACTCGGCGGACAGCGCGGCGGCGAAGTGCGAGCTGTTCCAGCCGTCCACGACGAAGGAGAGCACGCCGACCCTCGGCGAGTCGTCGCCGAACAGCGACAGCACCCTGACCTCGGGCACCTCGGCGAGCCCTTCCCGGACCTTTGTGATCAGGTGCTGCTCCCGGGCGACCAGGGCGTCGAAACCGGCCTCGGTGAGTGCCTTGCAGGCGGAGGCGATCGAGTAGACGCCGATCACGTTCGGGGAGCCGGCCTCGTGCCGTGCGGCGCTGGTGTGCCACTCGACGTCCACACCGCCGTCGGCGCGCCGCGCCACCGTCCGCGAGGCCCCGCCGCCCGCGAGATACGGCTCCGCCTCCCGCAGCCAGTCCGACCGGCCCGCGAGCACGCCGGAACCGAACGGCGCGTACAGCTTGTGCCCGGAGAAGGCGACCCAGTCGACGTCGAGCTCCTCGACGGACACCGGGTGGTGCGGCGCCAGCTGGGCGGCGTCGAGCACGATGCGGGCCCCGTGGGCGTGGGCCGCGGCCGCGAGTTCCTTCACCGGCCACAGTTCGCCGGTGACGTTCGAGGCGCCGGTGACGCAGACCAGGGCGGGCCCGTAGGGGTCGCGGTCGGCCAGCGCCCGCTCCAGGGTGCGGACGGCGTCGCCGTGCGTGCGCGGCGCGTTCAGGTACGTCACCCTCGCGTCCCTCCACGGCAGCAGGGAGGCGTGGTGCTCGGTCTCGAAGACGAACACCTCGCACCCGGCCGGAAGCGCGGCGGCGAGCAGGTTGAGCGAGTCGGTCGTGGAGCGGGTGAAGACGACCTGGTCGTCCTCCCGGCAGTGCAGGAACTCGTGCACCACGGTCCGGCTGGTCTCGAACAGGTCCGTGGAGAGTTGCGAGAGGTACCCGGCGCCGCGGTGGACGCTGCCGTAGTACGGGGCGTACGCGGCCACGTCGTCCCAGACCCGCTGGAGCGCCGGGGCGCTGGCCGCGTAGTCGAGGGCCGCGTAGGTGACTTCGCCGCCGGTGACGAGGGGGACGGTGACGTCCCGGCCGAGGACCGGCAGCGGGGAACAGAGCGAGGGGTCGGCGGAAACGGTGGTGACAGACATGGCGAACTCCCGTACAGGGCAGGCGAAACGGCGCGTCGGCGCAGCACAGTGCGGAGCACCGGAAAGAAAAAGGTGACCGGAGAAGGGGCGCAGACGCCCTATCGCATTCGCTTGCTCACGAGACTGCTCCCTTGAGGACCAGGACCCCAGGGACGCGGCATTCGACGATGCCGCGGGGGTCCGCGCTTGCCACAGACCTCGCTGCCTGCGGCCTGGTCTTCACCCGGGGCACCCCGCCACGGACGGAGGGTTGCCGGACAGCGGGCCGGGGCCGTAATCGCTGTCACTCATGACCTTGGGAAGCATCCTGCCATACGTCGCGCACGGCGCAAGGGAGCGGTCCGCCATGCGGACCGCTCCCTTCGTCACGGCTATGCGTTGCTGGCCGCCACCCAGCGCTCCAGGGCCGCCCTGGCCGCGCCGGAGTCGATCGACCGGGCCGCCCGGGCCATGCCGGCCGCCAGCTGCTCGTTCAGCGTGCCGTCCGTCGGCTCCAGCGCGACCAGCGCCGCCGCCGAGTTCAGCAGCACCGCGTCCCGTACGGGCCCGGTCTCGCCGGCCAGCAGCCGGCGCGCCACATCCGCGTTGTACGAGGCGTCGGCGCCGCGCAGCGCCTCCACGGGTACGAGGTCGATGCCGATGTCCCGCGGGTCGAAGGCCTCCTCGCGCACGGCACCGTCGCGGACCACCCACACCCGGGACGTGGCCGTCGTGGTGAGTTCGTCCAGGCCGTCGTCGCCGCGGAAGACCAGGGCGGAGGAGCCGCGCTCCGCGAGCACTCCGGCCACGATCGGCGCCATCCGGGCGTCGGCCACACCGGTCGCCTGCGCCCTGACCTTCGCCGGGTTGGTGAGCGGTCCCAGGAAGTTGAAGAC
This genomic interval carries:
- a CDS encoding SLC13 family permease, which encodes MTLSLRQAAWLCAALSVCALLAVPTVLPSMNGEARLTLAVFALATCAWIAAPVDDTYTALGAGLALTATGVISADTLFATLGDATIWLLICAFVLAAAVARTGLAGRAAAFLVSGARTVRQLVHLTTAALVVTAFAVPATSGRAALAMPVFLALAKVLADRRRLVVMLALLFPTVVLLSAVATLIGAGAHLITVSVLWEQTGERLGFVEWLLLGLPLAVVSSHLAAETVLLTTTSRAERRGPVKITPELLQEHSPTPVTGPLTTAESRCVMLLGTVVTLWCSEPLHGVPPAVVALIGAVVTSSPALGTVRLKDGLRTVPWPLLLFMAATTAMGVALADSGAAGWLVGRLPDGLPAWLFLAVIVLVSTAAHLVLQSRSARSSVLVPLVVAAAVGAGVNPVAAALASTAAAGFCHTLPASAKPVTLFFDPPDDVPTFTSRDLLRLSALLAPLSAAVVLLFALAVWPLLGVPVLMETQP
- a CDS encoding glycerate kinase, encoding MTRAPYRIAVAPSGFKESLTAREAAESIAEGLRRVAPDADIDLIPLVDGGEGTAEALAAATGGRLVPRVATGPLGSPVRTHFALLGDGTAVVEMAAVAGLALVPPDRRDPGATTTYGVGELIRGALDAGARRILVGCGDSGTCDGGAGALQALGVRLLDAEGAELPPGGRELLRLALTDTAGLEPRVAAAEILVACNPYNVLCGEHGVARVFGPQKGASPDQVEELSAGLEHWAAHLAAALPVPVDLRRAPGTGASGGLGAGLAALGARLRPRFDVLLDHVDLDARLARADLVITAEGALDQQTVRGKIPAEVAHRARAAGRPVLALAGTLGQGVHEITAAGVDAYGSIVPAPVPLPEALDRAGEFLADAAERALRMVLVGTRLAA
- a CDS encoding aminotransferase class V-fold PLP-dependent enzyme; protein product: MSVTTVSADPSLCSPLPVLGRDVTVPLVTGGEVTYAALDYAASAPALQRVWDDVAAYAPYYGSVHRGAGYLSQLSTDLFETSRTVVHEFLHCREDDQVVFTRSTTDSLNLLAAALPAGCEVFVFETEHHASLLPWRDARVTYLNAPRTHGDAVRTLERALADRDPYGPALVCVTGASNVTGELWPVKELAAAAHAHGARIVLDAAQLAPHHPVSVEELDVDWVAFSGHKLYAPFGSGVLAGRSDWLREAEPYLAGGGASRTVARRADGGVDVEWHTSAARHEAGSPNVIGVYSIASACKALTEAGFDALVAREQHLITKVREGLAEVPEVRVLSLFGDDSPRVGVLSFVVDGWNSSHFAAALSAEYGIGVRDGLFCAHPLVRTLLGSDPQDVGECGAPEAGLGERSLNAIRVSFGAGTPDEHVERFVRAVKELVRDGAQWKYRTEDGRCVPDRG